A single genomic interval of Acidobacteriota bacterium harbors:
- a CDS encoding Gfo/Idh/MocA family oxidoreductase — protein MRHHTVTMLGAGLIGEFYTRTLHAQRSRDRVGVIYSRQPSRAAEVARRWNIPHAVTDMRKAIEHPDTSVVIVALPNHLHEEAVTMAAQAGKAVLCTKPLGRTAEEAWRMLRTVEQAGVFAGYLEDLCYTPKTLKAIASVQEGAVGDVTWVRAREAHPGPHAAWFWDHRLTGGGAIIDLGCHCIEIIRSFVGKGNRPIEVMCWADTLVHPVEAEDNAIALVRFESGAMGQFEVSWTFRGGMDLRDEIAGTRGTIWLNHFLRTGYEMFTAARRQGYIAEKAESADGWLFPVGDEVSELGYVDMFTDMFNALEAGKPPRETFYDGVVVNAVMDAAYKSARSRQWTPIDIPEWRGSGSGRIDVAPEMFEGQFVIKREVLPDGRARLILRNPATGDFSERIR, from the coding sequence ATGCGGCACCACACCGTGACGATGCTCGGGGCTGGCCTGATCGGCGAGTTCTACACGCGGACGCTGCACGCGCAGCGGAGCCGCGATCGCGTGGGTGTCATCTACTCGCGCCAGCCGTCGCGCGCGGCGGAGGTCGCGCGGCGGTGGAACATCCCGCACGCCGTCACCGACATGCGCAAGGCCATCGAGCATCCTGACACGTCGGTGGTGATCGTCGCGCTCCCGAATCACCTCCACGAGGAAGCCGTGACGATGGCGGCGCAGGCGGGCAAGGCGGTGCTGTGTACCAAGCCGCTCGGCCGCACCGCGGAGGAAGCGTGGCGCATGCTCCGCACCGTCGAACAGGCAGGCGTGTTCGCCGGATACCTCGAGGATCTCTGTTACACGCCGAAGACGCTCAAGGCCATTGCGTCAGTGCAGGAAGGCGCGGTAGGGGACGTCACGTGGGTGCGCGCACGTGAGGCACATCCCGGTCCGCACGCCGCGTGGTTCTGGGATCATCGGCTCACGGGTGGCGGCGCGATCATCGACCTCGGCTGCCACTGCATCGAGATCATCCGCAGCTTCGTCGGCAAGGGGAACAGGCCGATCGAGGTGATGTGCTGGGCCGACACGCTGGTACACCCCGTCGAGGCCGAAGACAACGCGATCGCGCTGGTGCGGTTCGAGTCGGGTGCGATGGGACAGTTCGAGGTGAGCTGGACGTTCCGCGGAGGCATGGACCTGCGCGACGAGATCGCCGGCACGCGCGGCACGATCTGGCTGAATCACTTCCTGCGCACCGGCTACGAGATGTTCACCGCCGCGCGCCGGCAGGGGTACATCGCCGAGAAGGCCGAGAGTGCCGACGGCTGGTTGTTCCCCGTGGGCGACGAGGTCTCCGAGCTCGGGTACGTCGACATGTTCACGGACATGTTCAACGCGCTCGAAGCCGGCAAGCCGCCGCGCGAGACGTTCTACGACGGCGTGGTGGTCAACGCGGTGATGGACGCCGCGTACAAGTCGGCCCGCAGCCGTCAGTGGACGCCCATCGACATTCCCGAATGGCGCGGGAGCGGCTCCGGCAGGATCGACGTCGCGCCCGAGATGTTCGAAGGGCAGTTCGTCATCAAGCGCGAAGTGCTGCCCGATGGCCGCGCCAGGCTCATCCTGCGCAACCCGGCCACCGGGGACTTCTCCGAACGAATCAGATAG
- a CDS encoding S8 family serine peptidase translates to MKEKYVILRESSTRRRGSGAGAASAGAETVKVEIDELDRRSSRAVAAKKGVKAVAPVIPMRLIAPVPQADDDAQAAATTAWGISAVKADVSPFDGSDVVVAVLDTGIAAGHPAFAGVDVQEEDFTGEGNGDTHGHGTHCAGTIFGQDVNGTRIGIARNVKKALIGKVLGDQGGGGSDAILKAINWAVEEGANVISMSLGIDFPGFVDYLINEQNVPADLATTMALEGYRQNVLLFERLASVVKAQEPFGQTTIIIAAAGNESRRSENADFEIACSPPAVSEGLISVAALGLQGSKFRVAPFSNTNVLVSGPGVGVLSARHTGGLVAMSGTSMATPHVAGVAALWMQRLAADGDVTGAQLTARLIASGVRNDITGAFDVADVGSGMVQCPI, encoded by the coding sequence ATGAAGGAGAAGTACGTCATCCTGCGTGAATCCTCGACGCGACGACGGGGATCCGGAGCTGGTGCGGCGTCTGCTGGCGCGGAGACCGTCAAGGTCGAGATCGACGAACTGGACCGGCGGTCGAGCCGGGCCGTGGCTGCCAAGAAAGGCGTCAAGGCCGTGGCGCCTGTCATCCCGATGCGTCTCATCGCACCGGTGCCTCAGGCGGACGATGACGCGCAGGCGGCCGCGACAACCGCGTGGGGCATTTCTGCCGTCAAGGCCGACGTCTCGCCTTTCGACGGGAGCGACGTGGTGGTCGCCGTCCTCGACACGGGCATCGCGGCCGGTCATCCCGCGTTTGCCGGCGTCGACGTCCAGGAAGAGGACTTCACCGGCGAGGGCAACGGCGACACGCACGGCCACGGGACGCACTGCGCGGGGACGATCTTCGGGCAGGACGTGAACGGCACGCGCATCGGCATCGCGCGCAACGTGAAGAAGGCGCTCATCGGCAAGGTGCTCGGCGACCAGGGCGGCGGCGGCAGCGACGCCATCCTGAAGGCGATCAACTGGGCGGTCGAGGAAGGCGCCAACGTGATCTCGATGTCGCTCGGCATCGACTTCCCCGGCTTCGTCGACTACCTGATCAACGAGCAGAACGTGCCGGCCGATCTCGCGACGACGATGGCGCTGGAGGGCTATCGGCAGAACGTGCTGCTGTTCGAGCGGCTGGCATCGGTCGTCAAGGCGCAGGAACCGTTCGGCCAGACCACCATCATCATCGCTGCCGCGGGGAACGAGAGCCGACGCAGCGAGAACGCCGACTTCGAGATCGCCTGCAGTCCACCCGCCGTGTCGGAGGGCCTGATCTCGGTGGCCGCACTCGGACTCCAGGGCAGCAAGTTCCGCGTGGCACCGTTCAGCAACACGAACGTGCTCGTCTCGGGTCCCGGCGTGGGCGTGCTGTCGGCGCGGCACACGGGCGGGCTCGTCGCAATGAGCGGCACGAGCATGGCCACCCCGCACGTGGCCGGCGTGGCGGCGTTGTGGATGCAGCGGCTCGCCGCCGACGGCGACGTGACGGGCGCGCAACTCACGGCGCGGCTCATCGCGTCCGGCGTGCGCAACGACATCACCGGCGCCTTCGACGTGGCCGACGTCGGCAGCGGCATGGTGCAGTGCCCTATCTGA
- a CDS encoding VOC family protein: protein MSTDVPGFVCVDHVAVAVPPGELEAHVRLYAALGFAEIHREDVRGTDQVREVLLRMGDGPNCVQLLEPLSPDSPVARQLEKQGRRPGIAHLAFRVHDIHAAFDAMTADGFRIIDAAPRRGSRGTTVFFVHPKSTDATALGYLLEVVQEGTSHA from the coding sequence GTGTCGACCGACGTTCCGGGGTTCGTGTGCGTGGATCACGTGGCGGTGGCCGTGCCGCCGGGTGAGCTGGAGGCCCACGTGCGGCTGTACGCGGCGCTCGGGTTTGCCGAGATCCATCGCGAGGACGTTCGTGGCACCGATCAGGTCCGCGAGGTGCTGCTGCGCATGGGCGACGGGCCCAACTGCGTGCAACTGCTCGAGCCGTTGTCGCCGGACTCGCCAGTGGCGCGGCAACTGGAGAAGCAGGGCCGCAGGCCCGGCATCGCGCACCTTGCGTTCCGCGTCCACGACATCCACGCGGCCTTCGACGCCATGACGGCCGACGGCTTCCGCATCATCGACGCCGCGCCGCGGCGGGGATCGCGCGGCACGACCGTCTTCTTCGTCCATCCGAAGTCCACCGACGCGACGGCGCTCGGCTACCTCCTCGAAGTCGTGCAGGAAGGCACCAGCCATGCGTGA